One window of the Benincasa hispida cultivar B227 chromosome 3, ASM972705v1, whole genome shotgun sequence genome contains the following:
- the LOC120072872 gene encoding WAT1-related protein At5g07050-like has protein sequence MEGKGNGIANFVEGAQPYIAMISLQFGYAGMNIITKVALNRGMSHYVLVTYRQAFATIALAPFAFFLERKVRPKISFPMLMQIFLLGLLGPVIDQNFYYAGLKLTSPTFSCAMSNMLPAMTFILALLCRMEKLEMKKVRCQAKVVGTLVTVGGAILMTLYKGNVISFFWSHHNYLHSSTSSNYYSFESTYQDWVKGSILLLFANLAWALFFIIQAMTLRNYTAHLSLTTLVCFFGTLQSMAVTFVMENKASVWNIGWDMNLLASVYAGIVSSSIAYYVQGMIMQKRGPVFVTAFTPMIMIIVAIMGSFMLAEKIYIGRVVGGVVMVVGLYSVLWGKYKDYKEKEAIIEEISTIVEPVKLLISEGKLVEQKKKKKLATIIEEQQEEETTSTSSNDIETQRNDTTSNVDNNNNNVTNLLCPPPLPIIVVIPMVEAPPKV, from the exons atggaaGGAAAGGGAAATGGAATTGCCAATTTTGTTGAGGGAGCACAGCCTTACATTGCTATGATCTCTCTCCAATTTGGCTATGCTGGGATGAACATCATCACCAAGGTAGCTCTCAACCGTGGAATGAGCCATTACGTTCTCGTCACCTATCGACAAGCCTTTGCCACTATTGCCCTCGCTCCGTTTGCGTTCTTCCTTGAAAG GAAAGTGAGACCCAAGATTAGTTTCCCTATGTTGATGCAGATTTTCCTTCTGGGTTTATTAGG GCCAGTGATTGATCAAAACTTTTATTATGCTGGGTTGAAGCTCACTTCTCCTACCTTTTCATGTGCCATGAGTAATATGCTTCCTGCAATGACATTCATCTTGGCTCTTCTTTGtag gatggAGAAATTGGAGATGAAGAAAGTGAGGTGCCAAGCCAAGGTGGTGGGAACATTGGTGACAGTGGGTGGAGCCATTTTGATGACTTTATACAAAGGGAATGTCATAAGCTTCTTTTGGTCTCACCATAATTATCTTCACTCTTCTACTTCTTCCAATTACTACTCTTTTGAAAGCACTTATCAAGATTGGGTCAAGGGTTCCATTCTTCTCCTTTTTGCCAATCTTGCTTGGGCTTTGTTCTTCATCATTCAG GCAATGACATTGAGGAATTACACAGCTCATCTCTCACTTACAACCCTTGTTTGTTTCTTTGGGACTTTGCAATCCATGGCTGTCACCTTTGTAATGGAAAACAAAGCTTCTGTTTGGAACATTGGATGGGACATGAATCTTCTTGCTTCTGTTTATGCT GGAATAGTTTCATCAAGCATAGCTTATTATGTCCAAGGGATGATTATGCAAAAGAGAGGACCTGTATTTGTCACAGCCTTTACCCCTATGATCATGATCATTGTTGCTATAATGGGCTCTTTCATGCTTGCTGAGAAGATCTATATCGGACG tgTTGTTGGAGGAGTTGTAATGGTGGTGGGGCTGTACTCAGTGTTATGGGGAAAATACAAAGattacaaagaaaaagaagcaataatAGAAGAGATCAGCACCATTGTTGAACCAGTGAAGCTTTTAATAAGTGAAGGCAAATTAGTtgagcagaagaagaagaagaaattagcAACAATCATTGAAgaacaacaagaagaagaaacgaCATCAACATCATCAAACGACATTGAAACGCAAAGGAACGACACAACATCAAATGtcgacaataataataataatgttacaAATTTGCTTTGTCCTCCTCCACTACCCATTATTGTTGTTATACCTATGGTTGAAGCACCACCAAAagtttga